The region TACCGTTTTCCATAACGGCCACATGTGTGCTGAAAGCAGGAATATCGCTGGCGTCATTAACCAGCACAAGGGTCAGTCCGTGCTTTGTCAGATCGCCCAGCCAATTGGTCAGGTCGTTGCGAAAAGTAGCGTCCAGGCCAACAAACGGGTTATCCAGCAACAAAACGGCCGGGTGTTTCAACAGGGCTTTACCGATTCGTGCCTTGCGGGTCTGTCCGTTGGATAGTTTGATGAATGAGCGGTCGAGCAGCGGGCTAAGGCCGAGCCGGTCGAGCAGGGCGCTGTCTTCGGGCGAATCTGTCGTCTGTAGAAAATCGCGTAATGATGGAATAGCCGTATACCCATCGTCGACTCTGTCGCTCATGGTTGCCTGGTACCGCTGCTGGTAAAAATAGCTGCTGTACGAAAAGCGGCTCGACTCTTCCTTGAACGACACAAACTCAACGGGTACCCGACGTTCCAGACTACCCGTCGGAGCATGAAACTGACCCGCCAATGTCTGTAAAAATGTACTTTTACCACTGCCCATTGGCCCGGTTATGGTCCAGTATTCACCTGGCTTCAGGTCAAAATTCAGATCATGAAGAATTATCCGGCCACCCCGGCGGATGGTCAACTTGGCTACAGAGAGTAAGGAAGGCTGTTCAGACATAAAAAATGGGGTCATACCCGTACAAAGGTATAACCCCACTTATGTATTACCCATCTACACGCTTACTTTTCGGGGGGCGTGCTGGTGGTGGTAGGCGGTGTTGTAGGCGTCGTCGTGGTTGAGCTACCGCTACGTGTACGACGGCTACCGTTACCCGTTGATCCGTTGTTCATCCGATCGCTGGTGCCAGTCGATGACCGAGTTCCGGTTGTCGAGCCAGAATTCATCGTACCGGTTCCTGTACCGTACGTTCCCGTTGTACCTGTACCCATCGTTCCGGTACCAGTGGTGCCTGTCGTTCCAGTACCGGTTGGTGGTACATTCGTTCCTGTATTTACCCCCGTTCCGTTCGAATAAGTACCGGTTGATGTACCCTGGTTCGAATTGGTTGTGGGTTGCGTTTGGTAAGTACCCGAGTTGGTACCTGTGTTCGTTCCGTTATTGTATGTACCTGTCCCGGTAGTACCCGTTGTTCCCGTGCCGGTAGTACCGGTTCCCATCGTTCCAGTACCCGTTGTACCGGTTCCCATTGTACCTGTTCCTGTAGTTCCGGTACCCGTTGTACCAGCACCTGTCGAACCCGAGTTCGTTGTCTGTGCAGTTGCATTAAGGGCTAAGCCAGCTACCAGCATCCAACCCATTATCATTATTTTTTTCATCGCTGAGTTATTTAAACAAGATTTAACTGTTTAATCTATAGCATAACTCGTCTAAATGATCAAGTGTTTATCTTTTTCACTTTTTTTTGACAGTTTCTGCTTTTATTTCAGCCAATTAGCAAAAAGAAGTAGTCTATTTTATGCCTTGTTATGCAGTATATAACACAAAAAAGCGGGTAACCGGCCATCAAGACCTATTACCCGCTTTGTTATTATTT is a window of Spirosoma linguale DSM 74 DNA encoding:
- a CDS encoding hypothetical protein (KEGG: predicted gene, EG665748), which encodes MKKIMIMGWMLVAGLALNATAQTTNSGSTGAGTTGTGTTGTGTMGTGTTGTGTMGTGTTGTGTTGTTGTGTYNNGTNTGTNSGTYQTQPTTNSNQGTSTGTYSNGTGVNTGTNVPPTGTGTTGTTGTGTMGTGTTGTYGTGTGTMNSGSTTGTRSSTGTSDRMNNGSTGNGSRRTRSGSSTTTTPTTPPTTTSTPPEK